The following proteins are co-located in the Sphingomonas donggukensis genome:
- a CDS encoding glutaminyl-peptide cyclotransferase, which produces MFRLVLFALAAAAASPQAAPAPADAPVQRYTLQVVARHPHDRQAFTQGLLIHDGRFYESTGKEGRSEIRRVTLDGKVEARKAIAATQFGEGLALWHSTLVSLTWKDGIAYRWDRATLKGRGTRRYPGEGWGLATAPDALILSDGSPALRFLDPKTLAEKRRVTVTVRGRPLDQLNELETVDGEVFANVWQTNFIVAINPVDGHVTKIIDASPLAAEVRATDPDAVLNGIAWDAAAKKLYVTGKLWPTLFEVKLVPAV; this is translated from the coding sequence ATGTTCCGCCTTGTCCTGTTCGCCCTCGCCGCCGCTGCCGCCTCGCCGCAGGCGGCGCCGGCTCCCGCCGATGCGCCCGTCCAACGCTACACGCTGCAGGTCGTGGCGCGGCATCCGCATGACCGCCAAGCCTTCACGCAAGGGCTGCTGATCCACGACGGCCGCTTCTACGAAAGTACGGGCAAGGAGGGGCGATCCGAAATCCGGAGGGTGACGCTGGACGGCAAGGTCGAAGCGCGCAAGGCGATCGCTGCCACGCAGTTCGGTGAGGGGCTGGCGCTGTGGCACTCCACGCTCGTCAGCCTGACCTGGAAGGACGGTATCGCCTATCGCTGGGACCGCGCGACCCTGAAAGGCCGGGGCACGCGGCGCTATCCGGGCGAGGGCTGGGGGCTGGCGACCGCGCCCGACGCGCTGATCCTGTCGGACGGCAGCCCGGCGCTGCGCTTCCTCGATCCCAAGACGCTGGCGGAGAAGCGTCGCGTGACTGTGACCGTCCGGGGCCGCCCGCTCGACCAGTTGAACGAGCTGGAAACGGTGGACGGCGAGGTTTTCGCCAACGTCTGGCAGACTAATTTCATCGTCGCGATCAACCCCGTCGATGGTCACGTCACCAAGATCATCGACGCCTCCCCGCTCGCCGCCGAGGTGCGCGCGACCGACCCCGATGCGGTGCTGAACGGCATCGCCTGGGATGCCGCGGCGAAGAAGCTGTACGTCACGGGCAAGTTGTGGCCGACACTGTTCGAGGTGAAGCTGGTGCCTGCCGTCTAA
- a CDS encoding cold-shock protein has translation MSFDKGRRGDRGGRGRDKRDGFGGDDGGFGGGSSYGSGGFGGGDRGGFGGGGGGYGGGGFGGGDRGGFGGGGGGFRGGGGGGGFGGGGGGGFGGGRGMPPQVVGEGTGVVKFFNGQKGFGFVVRDDGGEDVFVHISAVEQAGLTGLAEGQPLGFTLVDRGGRISATDLKIEGEPMPVQDRAPREDRGDRGAPGGGFGGGPQRQLTGEKATGTVKFFNAMKGFGFIQRDDGQPDAFVHISAVERAGMPTLNEGDRLEFELEVDRRGKHAAVNLTPMQ, from the coding sequence ATGAGTTTTGACAAGGGACGCCGCGGCGATCGCGGTGGGCGCGGGCGCGACAAGCGCGACGGTTTCGGTGGCGACGACGGCGGCTTCGGCGGCGGTAGCAGCTATGGCAGCGGCGGCTTCGGCGGTGGTGATCGTGGCGGCTTCGGCGGCGGCGGCGGTGGTTATGGTGGCGGCGGCTTCGGCGGCGGCGATCGTGGCGGCTTCGGCGGCGGCGGCGGCGGGTTCCGCGGTGGCGGCGGTGGTGGCGGCTTCGGCGGCGGTGGTGGCGGCGGCTTCGGCGGCGGTCGCGGCATGCCCCCGCAGGTCGTCGGCGAAGGCACCGGTGTGGTCAAGTTCTTCAACGGCCAGAAGGGCTTCGGCTTCGTGGTCCGCGATGACGGCGGCGAGGACGTGTTCGTGCACATCAGCGCGGTCGAGCAGGCCGGCCTGACCGGTCTGGCCGAGGGTCAGCCGCTCGGCTTCACCCTCGTCGATCGTGGCGGCCGCATCTCGGCGACCGACCTGAAGATCGAAGGCGAGCCGATGCCGGTCCAGGACCGTGCGCCGCGCGAGGACCGCGGCGATCGCGGCGCCCCGGGCGGCGGTTTCGGCGGCGGGCCCCAGCGCCAGCTGACCGGTGAAAAGGCGACGGGCACCGTCAAGTTCTTCAACGCGATGAAGGGCTTCGGCTTCATCCAGCGCGACGACGGACAGCCGGATGCGTTCGTTCACATCTCGGCGGTCGAGCGTGCCGGCATGCCGACGCTGAACGAGGGCGACCGCCTGGAGTTCGAGCTCGAGGTCGATCGTCGCGGCAAGCATGCCGCGGTCAACCTGACCCCGATGCAGTAA
- a CDS encoding TerC family protein: MENITALLADPAAWAALITLIVMEVVLGIDNLIFISILSNKLPEGQRQKARRVGIALALVMRLALLTMVAWIAGLVAPVFDLGWSGAPGPHGEPSFETAFSWRDLILIAGGLFLVWKATREIHHNVDHDASDETVDGVVGKATLNFGSAIVQILLLDMVFSIDSILTAVGMTEHVEIMYVAVVVAVLAMLLAADPLANFINRNPTVVMLALGFLLMIGAVLIADGFGVHVPKGYIYTAMAFSAGVEMLNIFARRRRERRAGSA, encoded by the coding sequence ATGGAGAACATCACCGCACTGCTTGCCGACCCCGCCGCCTGGGCGGCGCTCATCACTCTGATCGTGATGGAGGTGGTGCTGGGGATCGACAATCTGATCTTCATCTCGATCCTGTCGAACAAGCTGCCCGAGGGCCAGCGGCAGAAGGCGCGGCGCGTCGGCATCGCGCTGGCGCTGGTGATGCGCCTCGCGCTGCTGACGATGGTCGCGTGGATCGCCGGGCTGGTGGCGCCGGTGTTCGACCTCGGCTGGTCGGGCGCCCCCGGGCCGCACGGCGAGCCGTCGTTCGAAACCGCCTTTTCCTGGCGCGACCTGATCCTGATCGCAGGCGGGCTGTTCCTGGTGTGGAAGGCGACGCGCGAGATCCACCACAATGTCGATCACGACGCGAGCGACGAGACGGTCGACGGCGTGGTGGGCAAGGCGACGCTGAATTTCGGGTCGGCGATCGTCCAGATCCTGCTGCTCGACATGGTGTTCTCGATCGATTCGATCCTGACCGCGGTCGGCATGACCGAGCATGTCGAGATCATGTACGTCGCCGTCGTCGTCGCGGTGCTGGCGATGCTGCTGGCCGCCGATCCGCTGGCGAATTTCATCAACAGGAACCCGACCGTGGTGATGCTGGCGCTGGGATTCCTGCTGATGATCGGCGCGGTGCTGATCGCCGACGGCTTCGGGGTGCATGTGCCCAAGGGCTATATCTATACCGCGATGGCGTTTTCGGCGGGGGTCGAGATGCTCAACATCTTCGCGCGCCGCCGGCGGGAGAGGCGGGCGGGGTCGGCCTGA
- a CDS encoding ribonuclease D: MTVHLHEEDIPAGLFAPGASIAVDTETMGLLTPRDRLCVVQLSDGGPDEHLVRFGPDSDYAAPNLRALLADRDRLKLYHFGRFDLAAIQFYLEVDASPCYCTKIASRLVRTYTDRHGLKELVRELLGQELSKAQQSSDWGAPELTDAQKEYAASDVRYLHRMKVELDRRLEREGRTDLAQACFDFLPHRAALDIEGWPETDIFAHA, encoded by the coding sequence ATGACCGTTCATCTCCACGAAGAAGACATCCCCGCCGGCCTGTTCGCGCCCGGCGCGTCGATCGCCGTCGATACCGAGACGATGGGCCTGCTGACCCCGCGCGACCGGCTGTGCGTCGTCCAGCTGTCGGACGGCGGACCCGACGAGCATCTGGTGCGCTTCGGCCCCGACAGCGACTATGCGGCGCCCAATCTGCGCGCGCTGCTCGCCGACCGTGATCGGCTGAAGCTCTATCATTTCGGTCGCTTCGATCTCGCCGCGATCCAGTTCTACCTCGAGGTCGATGCCTCGCCCTGCTATTGCACGAAGATCGCGTCGCGGCTGGTGCGGACCTACACCGATCGCCACGGGCTGAAGGAGCTGGTGCGCGAACTGCTCGGACAGGAACTGTCGAAGGCGCAGCAGTCGTCCGACTGGGGCGCGCCCGAGCTGACCGACGCGCAGAAGGAATATGCCGCCTCCGACGTCCGCTATCTCCACCGCATGAAGGTCGAGCTCGATCGCCGGCTCGAGCGTGAGGGGCGCACCGATCTCGCGCAGGCGTGCTTCGACTTCCTGCCGCACCGCGCCGCGCTCGATATCGAGGGTTGGCCCGAAACCGACATCTTCGCGCACGCCTGA
- the lptC gene encoding LPS export ABC transporter periplasmic protein LptC encodes MSDVARAIRTERQIWAAPGSSHDRLVAILQVGLPMAIGVLAAFLVMAPLFAGGDVSFVLDKNKVDVAGERMKIETARYQGADDKGRAFQLTAGSAVQKSSAEPIVRMNALAAELEMADGPAQLKADSGRYDMTSERVAIDGPIRFTGPNNYVLGTRDATVDLKTRKLASGGAVAGSTPMGTFSGDRLTADLEQRTVALRGNARLRIVPGRAKRAP; translated from the coding sequence ATGAGCGACGTCGCCCGCGCCATCCGTACCGAACGCCAGATCTGGGCCGCGCCGGGCAGCAGCCACGACCGGCTGGTCGCGATCCTGCAAGTCGGGTTGCCGATGGCGATCGGCGTGCTGGCGGCGTTCCTCGTGATGGCGCCGCTGTTCGCGGGCGGCGACGTGTCGTTCGTGCTCGACAAGAACAAGGTCGATGTCGCGGGCGAGCGCATGAAGATCGAGACGGCACGCTACCAGGGCGCCGACGACAAGGGCCGCGCGTTTCAGCTGACCGCGGGCAGCGCAGTGCAGAAAAGCTCCGCCGAGCCGATCGTGCGGATGAATGCGCTCGCCGCCGAGCTCGAAATGGCCGACGGCCCCGCACAGCTGAAGGCCGACAGCGGGCGCTACGACATGACCAGCGAGCGTGTCGCGATCGACGGGCCGATCCGCTTCACCGGCCCCAACAATTACGTGCTCGGCACCCGCGACGCGACCGTCGACCTGAAGACGCGCAAGCTTGCCAGCGGTGGCGCGGTCGCGGGATCGACGCCGATGGGCACGTTCAGCGGCGACCGGCTGACCGCCGACCTCGAACAGCGCACCGTGGCCTTGCGCGGAAATGCCCGCTTGCGGATCGTGCCCGGTCGCGCGAAGAGGGCGCCATGA
- a CDS encoding LptA/OstA family protein has product MIRRIVPLLVVVAASAASPAVAQTRHNSAAPIDFSAGYIELQDKANRAILSGNVNVRQAEMTLTAARMTVNYTGQVVDGSPQVSRMDASGGVTVTRPDQRARSQYAVYDLNRRIITMLGGVSLVQGSNTVNGGRLTINLDTGRATIDGSAAGGTVKAPDGTVTRSGGRVTGRFSVPERRQ; this is encoded by the coding sequence ATGATCCGCCGCATCGTTCCCTTGCTAGTGGTCGTCGCGGCTTCGGCGGCCAGCCCGGCGGTCGCGCAGACGCGCCACAATTCCGCCGCCCCGATCGATTTCAGCGCTGGCTATATCGAACTGCAGGACAAGGCGAATCGCGCGATCCTGTCGGGCAACGTCAATGTCCGACAGGCGGAAATGACGCTGACCGCGGCGCGGATGACGGTCAACTACACCGGCCAGGTGGTCGACGGATCGCCGCAGGTGTCGCGCATGGACGCATCGGGCGGCGTCACCGTGACCCGCCCCGACCAGCGCGCGCGGTCGCAATATGCCGTGTACGACCTCAACCGCCGCATCATCACGATGCTGGGCGGGGTCAGCCTGGTGCAGGGCAGCAACACCGTGAACGGCGGGCGGCTGACCATCAACCTCGACACCGGGCGCGCGACCATCGACGGGTCCGCGGCGGGCGGCACCGTGAAGGCGCCCGACGGCACCGTCACCCGCTCCGGCGGACGGGTGACCGGGCGCTTCTCGGTCCCCGAACGCCGGCAGTAA
- the lptB gene encoding LPS export ABC transporter ATP-binding protein: MTDVATLDAPVQAPTPRAPADTTDGLSVVSIAKAYDKRVVLSDVSLTVGHGEVIGLLGPNGAGKTTCFYSVMGLVKPDSGRIMLDGDDITGLPMYRRAILGLGYLPQETSIFRGLSVEKNILAVLELSEPEKDARQAKLDTLLDEFGLTRLRDAPAMALSGGERRRAEIARALAADPKIMLLDEPFAGIDPISISDIRDLVKTLKTRGIGVLITDHNVRETLDIVDRAYIIYDGRVLFTGSPEALVADENVRRLYLGEGFSL, from the coding sequence ATGACCGACGTCGCCACCCTCGATGCTCCCGTACAGGCACCCACGCCGCGTGCGCCGGCGGACACCACCGACGGACTGTCGGTCGTCTCGATCGCGAAGGCGTACGACAAGCGGGTCGTGCTCTCCGACGTATCGCTGACGGTCGGCCACGGAGAGGTCATCGGCTTGCTCGGCCCCAACGGCGCGGGCAAGACGACGTGCTTCTATTCGGTGATGGGGCTGGTGAAGCCCGATTCGGGCCGCATCATGCTCGACGGCGACGACATCACCGGTCTGCCGATGTATCGCCGCGCGATCCTGGGGCTGGGCTATTTGCCGCAGGAAACCTCGATCTTCCGCGGCCTGTCGGTCGAGAAGAACATCCTGGCCGTCCTGGAACTGAGTGAGCCCGAGAAGGATGCCCGCCAGGCGAAGCTCGACACGCTGCTCGACGAATTCGGCCTGACGCGGCTGCGCGATGCACCGGCGATGGCGCTGTCGGGGGGCGAGCGCCGCCGCGCGGAAATCGCCCGCGCGCTGGCCGCCGATCCCAAGATCATGCTGCTCGACGAGCCGTTCGCGGGCATCGATCCGATCTCGATCAGCGACATTCGTGATCTGGTGAAGACGCTGAAGACGCGCGGGATCGGCGTGCTCATCACTGACCACAATGTTCGCGAGACGCTCGACATCGTCGACCGCGCCTACATCATCTACGACGGTCGCGTGCTGTTCACCGGCAGCCCCGAAGCACTGGTCGCCGACGAGAACGTCCGCCGGCTGTACCTGGGCGAGGGCTTCTCGCTCTAG
- the rpoN gene encoding RNA polymerase factor sigma-54 translates to MSLAPRLDLRQSQSLVMTPQLQQAIRLLALSNLEIEGFIAEEIEKNPLLEGGPTEATDTPEPVAVDSDLPDAASGDGEGALDIDAAAAFAEDSPSDGIGGLDGGLGMGGASGGAAPEDGPDFDSFANPDISLADHLLAQAGETVASADIFIAAHLIDQIDEAGYLTAPLLDVANRLGVALVRVEGVLAQIQTFDPTGVGARDLAECLALQAKDADRYDPCMAALIDHLDLLARGELGRLKRICRVDDEDMADMIRELRAYDPKPGCRYGGEAVASVVPDLFVAARGDGWAIEINSATLPRVLVNRSYYAELSSAHGGDKASKAWLGDCLASANWLVKALDQRQRTIIKVASEIVKQQDGFFRHGVAHLRPLTLARVAEAIGMHESTVSRVTSNKYLSCARGVFELKYFFTSAIQAADGGDAVSAEAVKAAIRTLIGGESPKAILSDDTLVDLLQEKGFDIARRTVAKYRESLGIGSSVQRRRQKTLAGAG, encoded by the coding sequence ATGAGCCTCGCGCCCCGCCTCGACCTGCGCCAGTCGCAATCGCTGGTGATGACCCCGCAGTTGCAGCAGGCGATCCGCCTGCTCGCGCTGTCGAACCTCGAGATCGAGGGGTTCATCGCCGAAGAGATCGAGAAGAACCCGCTGCTGGAAGGCGGCCCGACCGAGGCCACCGATACGCCCGAGCCGGTGGCGGTCGACAGCGACCTGCCCGACGCGGCGAGCGGCGACGGGGAGGGGGCGCTCGACATCGACGCCGCAGCCGCCTTTGCCGAGGATAGCCCCAGCGACGGCATCGGCGGCCTCGACGGCGGGCTCGGCATGGGCGGCGCGTCGGGCGGTGCGGCGCCGGAGGACGGTCCCGACTTCGACAGCTTCGCCAATCCCGATATCAGCCTGGCCGACCATCTGCTCGCGCAGGCGGGCGAAACCGTCGCCAGCGCCGACATCTTCATCGCCGCGCATCTGATCGACCAGATCGACGAGGCCGGATATCTGACCGCGCCGCTGCTGGACGTCGCCAATCGGCTGGGCGTTGCGCTGGTGCGGGTGGAGGGGGTGCTCGCCCAGATCCAGACCTTCGACCCGACCGGCGTCGGTGCGCGCGACCTGGCCGAATGCCTCGCGCTCCAGGCGAAGGATGCCGATCGCTACGACCCGTGCATGGCGGCGCTGATCGACCATCTCGACCTGCTCGCCCGCGGCGAACTGGGGCGGCTGAAGCGCATCTGCCGCGTCGACGACGAGGACATGGCCGACATGATCCGCGAGCTGCGCGCCTATGATCCCAAGCCCGGCTGCCGCTACGGCGGAGAGGCGGTGGCGAGTGTTGTCCCCGACCTGTTCGTCGCGGCCCGCGGCGACGGCTGGGCGATCGAGATCAATTCGGCGACGCTGCCCCGCGTGCTGGTCAACCGCAGCTATTACGCCGAACTGTCGAGCGCGCACGGCGGCGACAAGGCGTCAAAGGCGTGGCTCGGCGACTGCCTCGCCAGCGCCAACTGGTTGGTGAAGGCGCTCGACCAGCGTCAGCGCACGATCATCAAGGTCGCGAGCGAGATCGTGAAGCAGCAGGACGGATTCTTCCGCCACGGCGTCGCCCACCTCCGCCCGCTGACGCTGGCGCGCGTCGCCGAGGCGATCGGGATGCACGAATCGACCGTCAGCCGCGTCACCAGCAACAAGTATCTGAGCTGTGCGCGCGGCGTGTTCGAGCTGAAATATTTCTTCACCAGCGCGATTCAGGCGGCGGACGGCGGCGATGCGGTGTCGGCGGAAGCCGTGAAGGCCGCGATACGCACGCTGATCGGCGGCGAGTCGCCCAAGGCGATCCTGAGCGACGACACTCTGGTCGACCTGCTCCAGGAAAAGGGCTTCGACATCGCCCGGCGCACCGTCGCCAAGTACCGCGAATCGCTCGGCATCGGCAGTTCGGTACAACGCCGCCGGCAAAAAACTCTCGCCGGCGCCGGCTGA
- a CDS encoding STAS/SEC14 domain-containing protein, translating to MSALVRITADPVTALVEITLAGFLQPADFDEFRRLRAVAQRAIGTVPHRTLADLSGLSIQSQAMVDAFAARLRHPPFRAPRLAFVTAPGLVRQQLQRAIAQRGVRMFDTVADARRWLLSDDAALAA from the coding sequence GTGAGCGCACTGGTCCGCATCACCGCCGATCCTGTCACCGCGCTGGTCGAGATCACGCTCGCGGGTTTCCTCCAGCCCGCCGACTTCGACGAGTTCCGCCGCCTGCGCGCCGTCGCCCAGCGCGCGATCGGCACCGTCCCGCACCGCACGCTCGCCGACCTGTCGGGCCTGTCGATCCAGTCGCAGGCGATGGTCGATGCCTTTGCCGCGCGCCTGCGTCATCCGCCGTTCCGCGCCCCCCGGCTGGCGTTCGTCACCGCGCCGGGGCTGGTCCGCCAGCAGCTCCAGCGCGCGATCGCCCAGCGCGGCGTCCGCATGTTCGATACCGTGGCGGACGCGCGCCGGTGGCTGCTTTCGGATGACGCGGCACTCGCCGCCTAA
- a CDS encoding ligase-associated DNA damage response exonuclease, whose protein sequence is MPRLGDWVEPHPHGIYLPAVDAWIDPSRPVSRALVTHGHADHARGGHDKVWATPETLAIMDVRYGTQNGRPVAYGESLTLEGPGGEIEVSFVPAGHVLGSAQIVLDHRGERIVVSGDYKRREDPTCARFEPVKCDVFVTEATFGLPVFRHPETHDEMDKLLAALRANPTRCVLVGAYALGKAQRVIRELRVMGFDDPIYLHGALQRLCDLYVDHGVDLGELRPATEASKAEMQGRVVIAPPGALADRWSRRLPDPITAMASGWMTVRQRAVQRGVELPIILSDHADWDELTTTIRELSPREVWVTHGREDALVHWCAMRQIKARALDLVGFEDEDD, encoded by the coding sequence ATGCCACGCCTCGGCGACTGGGTGGAGCCGCACCCGCACGGTATCTATCTGCCCGCAGTCGATGCGTGGATCGACCCGTCGCGCCCGGTGTCGCGTGCGCTGGTGACGCATGGTCATGCCGACCACGCGCGCGGCGGCCATGACAAGGTGTGGGCGACGCCCGAGACGCTCGCGATCATGGACGTGCGCTATGGCACGCAGAACGGGCGGCCCGTGGCGTATGGCGAATCGCTGACGCTGGAGGGCCCGGGCGGAGAAATCGAGGTCAGCTTCGTGCCGGCCGGCCATGTGCTTGGATCGGCGCAGATCGTGCTCGACCATCGCGGCGAACGGATCGTCGTGTCGGGCGACTATAAGCGCCGCGAGGATCCCACGTGCGCGCGGTTCGAGCCGGTGAAGTGCGACGTATTCGTGACCGAGGCGACGTTTGGCCTACCCGTGTTTCGCCATCCCGAGACGCATGACGAGATGGACAAGCTGCTCGCCGCGCTGCGCGCCAATCCGACGCGGTGCGTGCTGGTCGGCGCCTATGCGCTAGGCAAGGCGCAGCGGGTGATCCGCGAGCTGCGCGTGATGGGGTTCGACGATCCGATCTATCTGCACGGCGCATTGCAGCGGCTGTGCGACCTGTACGTCGATCACGGCGTCGATCTGGGCGAACTGCGCCCCGCGACCGAGGCGAGCAAGGCCGAGATGCAGGGCCGCGTCGTGATCGCCCCGCCCGGCGCGCTCGCCGATCGCTGGTCACGCCGCTTGCCCGACCCGATCACGGCGATGGCCAGCGGGTGGATGACGGTGCGCCAGCGCGCGGTGCAGCGCGGGGTCGAACTGCCGATCATCCTGTCGGACCACGCCGACTGGGACGAGCTGACGACCACGATCCGCGAACTATCCCCGCGCGAGGTCTGGGTGACGCACGGGCGCGAGGACGCGCTGGTCCACTGGTGCGCGATGCGCCAGATCAAGGCGCGGGCGCTCGATCTCGTCGGATTCGAGGACGAGGACGATTAG